The following proteins come from a genomic window of Macadamia integrifolia cultivar HAES 741 chromosome 14, SCU_Mint_v3, whole genome shotgun sequence:
- the LOC122061285 gene encoding F-box/kelch-repeat protein At2g44130-like, with the protein MELIPGLPEEIGLECLTRLPYTAHQVATQVCSRWRELLESPAFYQLRKHSGNTHKVACLVQSLPAVSDGRKPTGPPPYRIAVFDPVSRNWERLEAIPSYPDGLPIFCRVSSVEGKLVVMGGWDPASWDPVKDVFVFDFTTRKWRRGKDMPSKRSFFAAGAVEGRVFVAGGHDESKNALRSAWAYDVRRDEWEELCSMREERDECEGLVVGNEFWVVSGYGTEHQGRFEKSAEVYELGLNRWRLVEEAWVGDRCPRGCVDLGRDGKLICWADANVAVGAGACAVGLGEKTLVAGSSQLGATQGLFLVENGGQNGKFEKIDVPDQFSGFIHSGCCVEI; encoded by the coding sequence atggagtTGATTCCAGGTCTACCTGAAGAAATCGGTCTTGAGTGCTTGACTCGGTTGCCTTACACGGCACACCAAGTCGCCACCCAAGTTTGCAGTCGGTGGCGAGAGCTGCTCGAAAGCCCAGCATTTTACCAACTGAGGAAACATAGTGGGAATACCCACAAGGTGGCTTGCTTGGTTCAGTCTCTTCCTGCCGTCAGCGACGGCCGGAAACCGACTGGGCCGCCACCTTATAGGATTGCCGTGTTCGATCCGGTGAGTCGGAATTGGGAGCGATTGGAAGCTATTCCAAGTTACCCAGATGGGCTGCCGATATTTTGTCGAGTATCGAGCGTGGAGGGGAAATTGGTCGTCATGGGTGGATGGGACCCGGCGAGTTGGGACCCAGTGAAGGATGTGTTCGTCTTTGATTTCACAACTCggaaatggagaagagggaaagataTGCCTTCGAAGAGGTCTTTCTTCGCGGCAGGGGCGGTGGAAGGAAGGGTGTTCGTGGCCGGCGGCCATGATGAGAGCAAGAATGCGTTGAGGTCGGCGTGGGCGTATGATGTGAGACGGGACGAGTGGGAGGAGTTGTGTTCgatgagggaagagagagatgagtGTGAGGGTCTGGTGGTGGGGAACGAGTTTTGGGTAGTGAGTGGGTATGGAACAGAGCATCAGGGGAGGTTTGAGAAGAGCGCAGAGGTTTATGAACTCGGATTGAATCGGTGGCGCTTAGTGGAGGAGGCTTGGGTGGGGGATCGGTGTCCCAGGGGATGTgttgatttgggtagagatgGGAAATTGATTTGCTGGGCTGACGCGAATGTTGCTGTTGGAGCAGGGGCGTGTGCGGTGGGGTTGGGAGAGAAGACTCTGGTGGCTGGGTCGTCTCAACTTGGTGCTACCCAGGGGTTGTTCTTGGTGGAGAATGgagggcaaaatggtaaattTGAGAAGATTGATGTACCTGATCAGTTTTCTGGATTTATTCACTCAGGTTGTTGTGTTGAGATTTAA